One Syntrophorhabdaceae bacterium genomic window, TTCAATTGCAGCAGCGAGCATGTACACCGCATCGTATGAGGCGCCAACCCCGTGGCCTGCCTGAGGGCTTTCTTTCCATCTTTTTGTGTATGCCTCGTAAAATTTTGTCGCCGGGGGATAAGCCCTCACCGGAATAGGGCCTATGTCTTCTATAATATTCAGTGAATCCTCAATGTCTTCTCCAAAGGTCTGCCACGCCTTTGAACCCATAAGCGGCCCGTTATATCCTGCCATCAGGGCGGGGATCTTCATGCTCTTCCACTGTTTGACGAGGATTCCGCTGGTAGGCATGTCGAATATGACCAGGATAAGCTGTGCGCCGCCCGATTTTGCCTTCATCAGAGTAGTAGAAAAATCTGAAGCCCCGGTGGGATACTTCTCAAAACCAAGTACTGTCCAGCCGTTATCCTTGTACCATTTTTCCATCATGGAACCCGTTGCCGTTGCCCACAGGACATCCTGGGTGGCTATAAATACCTTGTTGTAACCAAAATCCTTTCCAATCAATTTCATCAAGCCGCTCATGTATCTGGAAAGGCCCGTTGCTTCAAGACATACTCTAAATGAATATTTGTATTTTTCCGGGTTGCTCAGAACCTTTTGCTGGAATTTTGGCGACATCGGGATACTTCCAATATTGATGACCTTGTACTTTGAATAGATGTCCATAGCAGCGAGTAGCGCTTCAGACCTGAAATTGCCCACGAGTGTTGCATATACCTTCTTATGGAGAATGATTTTCTCGATACCGAGAAGCGCTTCGGAAACCGGGACTCCGGGTTCGCCGTCCCGAATGTCAAGTGATTCTACCTTGAATAATCGCTTTTCGTTCCCTACAGTGACGCCGCCTTTTGCATTAATCTCTTCTACGGCCAGGACTACCGCCCTGTGGCTTTCATAGCCCTCTAAGAGTTTCAGCGAAGTCGGGACACCCAGGAGGATCGGATCTGCCGCGATGAGAGAGGTGTAAAGACCGAATACCAAAAGACCCACAAATAATACCTTTGTCAAAGCTTTCATAATTCCCCCTTATCGGTTCTTTTTTTGAAGCTTTACAGCATCAACAAATCCATGCTGCATGCTGTCGACAAAGCATTCTTCATGTTATTTGAATCACTTCCTTACAAAGCATGGGCCGGTGCAACGCCCGGCAGGTCTTTCTCTTCGCGAAACCCCCTCACCTCCTATATCGCGTATATCGGGATCCAATGCCGTTCTAAGTTCACATTCTATCTATATAACTATATAACATTTGCCATGTAAAACAAAACACCAGACACAATTATACTGACAGTACCTGGTTATCCTTGCCTCTTGTAGAAACCACCCGCATATAGAGCTGCACCCAGGGCCGGTGTTAATGCAGGATCCCATTCAGACTTAGGAGCCAGCCTGCTTATCTTCAGGATGCTTTCCACCCGGTTTATTATTCCTGGATTCTTGGCCAGCCCTCCAATGATGACGAAATCCTTTTTCACACCCGATCTATCCACCAATGTGCTGATCCTCCTGGCCATAGCGTAATGGTAACCCGCTATCAGCTCTTCTATTGGTACTTTGCTTCGAATGAGATCCAGGGCTTCGGACTGTGCATATACGGCGCAAAAGTCACTCAGTTTGGGAAATTTATCAGACTGGAGCGCGATGTTTGCCATCTCCGTCAGGTCTTTCTTAACCAGATCGCCAAATGCTTCCATCGACCTTCCGATACCAGCGGCACATTTGTCGTTCCAGAGGAATGAGGTTGCTCTGCCCTTTTCGGTGCAGTGGATCACCCTGCAACTTTGCCCTCCGGCATCGAGCACCGTACGGACCGATGGGCCCCATATTCGTACCGCCCCTGCCGCGCCGCATGCAATTTCCGATATAGCTTTATGAGCAAAGGTCACCTGCACGCTCCCGCGACCGGTCGCGACTATGTAATGGATATTTTCCAGTTTTAAACCGGTTTTGCTCAGGGCCTCGTTTATAGCACCGAAAGCCGATTCTTTGGGTGTTCGGGTCGTAACCTGAGAAGATGCATAGGGTTGTCCGTCAAGCAGTATCAATGCTTTGGATGTCACTGCTCCAATATCGACTCCAGCCGCTATCACCTTAGCCTTTGTCCAATCCAGCTGTTTATTTATCGAAGCATACTCACTC contains:
- a CDS encoding acyl-CoA dehydratase activase, with amino-acid sequence MSEYASINKQLDWTKAKVIAAGVDIGAVTSKALILLDGQPYASSQVTTRTPKESAFGAINEALSKTGLKLENIHYIVATGRGSVQVTFAHKAISEIACGAAGAVRIWGPSVRTVLDAGGQSCRVIHCTEKGRATSFLWNDKCAAGIGRSMEAFGDLVKKDLTEMANIALQSDKFPKLSDFCAVYAQSEALDLIRSKVPIEELIAGYHYAMARRISTLVDRSGVKKDFVIIGGLAKNPGIINRVESILKISRLAPKSEWDPALTPALGAALYAGGFYKRQG
- a CDS encoding ABC transporter substrate-binding protein — translated: MKALTKVLFVGLLVFGLYTSLIAADPILLGVPTSLKLLEGYESHRAVVLAVEEINAKGGVTVGNEKRLFKVESLDIRDGEPGVPVSEALLGIEKIILHKKVYATLVGNFRSEALLAAMDIYSKYKVINIGSIPMSPKFQQKVLSNPEKYKYSFRVCLEATGLSRYMSGLMKLIGKDFGYNKVFIATQDVLWATATGSMMEKWYKDNGWTVLGFEKYPTGASDFSTTLMKAKSGGAQLILVIFDMPTSGILVKQWKSMKIPALMAGYNGPLMGSKAWQTFGEDIEDSLNIIEDIGPIPVRAYPPATKFYEAYTKRWKESPQAGHGVGASYDAVYMLAAAIEKVGTLDPDKVSAALAETDMTGVVGRLKFDKGHQLIYGEDPKTGGLGVWFQWKKGERVIVYPESVADGKIDKPVWTK